A genomic region of Minwuia thermotolerans contains the following coding sequences:
- the phnE gene encoding phosphonate ABC transporter, permease protein PhnE has product MNTSPFHEELLRMKRRRQLYSMAVVAIVAAVIVAGYGQANSMNSGGFLSGLQQFFDYPGEIVVEAWQAGPAFFGLLIRFLPALIETLNIAAVATILGGLAAVIFAFLGASNLNVWPPAVPVARRLMDLLRAFPELIVALFLIFVLGTSPVPAMIAVALHTTGALGKQFSEVNENIDRKAIEGLEAVGASWFQRMKFGVLPQVLPNYLSYFMMRFEINVRASAILGFVGAGGIGSELRRTIGWGQGSGDETAALFLLLIMAIFAIDQASSWMRHRVSGGGLPA; this is encoded by the coding sequence ATGAACACGTCTCCGTTCCACGAAGAACTGCTGCGGATGAAGCGCCGCCGCCAGCTCTACTCCATGGCTGTCGTGGCCATCGTCGCCGCGGTCATCGTCGCCGGCTACGGCCAGGCCAATTCCATGAACTCCGGTGGCTTCCTGAGCGGTCTGCAGCAGTTCTTCGACTATCCCGGCGAGATTGTCGTGGAGGCCTGGCAGGCAGGCCCTGCCTTCTTCGGTCTGCTCATCCGGTTCCTGCCGGCCCTGATCGAGACGCTGAACATCGCCGCCGTCGCCACGATCCTGGGGGGCCTGGCGGCCGTGATCTTCGCCTTCCTCGGCGCCTCCAACCTGAATGTCTGGCCGCCGGCAGTCCCGGTGGCGCGACGACTGATGGATCTGTTGCGCGCCTTCCCCGAACTGATCGTCGCGCTGTTCCTGATCTTCGTCCTGGGTACCAGCCCGGTGCCGGCGATGATCGCCGTCGCCCTCCACACCACCGGGGCGCTGGGCAAGCAGTTCTCCGAGGTCAACGAGAACATCGACCGCAAGGCCATCGAGGGCCTTGAGGCGGTCGGCGCGAGCTGGTTCCAGCGCATGAAGTTCGGCGTCCTGCCGCAGGTGCTGCCCAACTATCTGAGCTATTTCATGATGCGCTTCGAGATCAACGTGCGCGCTTCGGCCATCCTCGGCTTCGTCGGCGCCGGCGGCATCGGCTCCGAGCTTCGCCGCACCATCGGCTGGGGACAGGGCAGCGGCGACGAAACCGCGGCGCTCTTCCTGCTGCTGATCATGGCCATCTTCGCCATCGACCAGGCGTCATCCTGGATGCGCCACCGCGTGTCCGGCGGAGGACTGCCGGCATGA
- the phnE gene encoding phosphonate ABC transporter, permease protein PhnE — MSAPAMSMDTGEAVPTRGRIARAVRMQSRIGFAMLAGVLVYLAYAWFAFDVSGLIASARPERAALLATDAVAHKVHVEKSLRFGDVVIAVEGERTATYKTPPEWVDIDGERVRVDMGDGYTALIEGRTVVLDAPDYGRIRVTATKDGVETELPSGEQPDWLRATDAKFDARPSLAQRVQVSRAKIEVHRYFLGWENFFFPFDSPLAALSFGEVTDLVFDDRRLNPEISNATLVFRSFWENPDWQHGNVFVALLETLLMAVLGTFTAAFVGLPLAFLAARNFTPSGALRFFVRRVFDFLRGIDMLIWSLIFIRAFGLGPLTGALAIAFTDTGSLGKLFSEALENIDRKQVEGVNATGASKLQTYRFGVIPQILPIFVSQGLYYLESNTRSATVIGALGAGGIGLMLVETMRTSRDWENTLYIIILTILLVIAMDNLSGLLRRRLIQGKPD; from the coding sequence ATGAGCGCCCCGGCGATGAGCATGGACACCGGCGAGGCGGTCCCGACGCGGGGCCGGATCGCCCGCGCCGTCCGCATGCAGTCCCGGATCGGCTTCGCCATGCTGGCCGGCGTGCTGGTCTATCTCGCCTACGCCTGGTTCGCCTTCGACGTCAGCGGCCTGATCGCCAGCGCGCGGCCGGAGCGGGCGGCCCTGCTGGCCACCGACGCGGTCGCCCACAAGGTCCATGTCGAGAAATCGTTGCGCTTCGGCGACGTGGTGATCGCCGTCGAGGGCGAGCGCACGGCGACCTACAAGACGCCGCCCGAGTGGGTGGACATCGACGGAGAGCGAGTCCGGGTCGATATGGGGGACGGTTACACGGCCCTGATCGAGGGCCGCACGGTCGTCCTCGACGCGCCGGACTATGGCCGGATCCGGGTGACCGCCACGAAGGACGGCGTCGAGACGGAATTGCCGTCGGGCGAACAACCGGACTGGCTGCGCGCCACCGACGCCAAGTTCGACGCCCGGCCCAGCCTGGCGCAGCGCGTGCAGGTCTCCCGCGCCAAGATCGAGGTGCACCGGTATTTCCTCGGCTGGGAGAATTTCTTCTTTCCATTCGACTCGCCGCTGGCCGCCCTGTCCTTCGGCGAAGTCACGGATCTGGTCTTCGACGACCGGCGGCTGAACCCGGAAATCTCCAACGCCACGCTGGTGTTCCGCAGCTTCTGGGAGAACCCCGACTGGCAGCACGGCAACGTCTTCGTCGCCCTGCTGGAAACCCTGCTGATGGCGGTGCTCGGCACCTTCACCGCCGCCTTCGTCGGGCTGCCGCTGGCCTTCCTGGCGGCGCGCAACTTCACGCCCTCGGGCGCGCTTCGCTTCTTCGTCAGGCGCGTGTTCGACTTCCTGCGCGGCATCGACATGCTGATCTGGTCGCTGATCTTCATCCGCGCCTTCGGCCTGGGGCCGCTGACCGGCGCGCTGGCCATCGCCTTCACCGACACGGGCTCGCTGGGCAAGCTGTTCTCCGAAGCGCTGGAGAACATCGACAGGAAGCAGGTCGAAGGCGTCAACGCGACCGGCGCGTCGAAGCTGCAGACCTATCGCTTCGGCGTCATCCCTCAGATCCTGCCGATCTTCGTCTCCCAGGGCCTCTACTACCTGGAATCCAATACCCGTTCCGCGACCGTGATCGGCGCACTGGGCGCCGGCGGAATCGGCCTGATGCTGGTGGAGACCATGCGCACCTCGCGCGACTGGGAGAACACCCTCTACATCATCATCCTGACGATCCTGCTGGTGATCGCCATGGACAACCTGTCGGGCCTGCTGCGCCGCCGGTTGATCCAGGGCAAGCCGGACTGA
- the phnD gene encoding phosphonate ABC transporter substrate-binding protein: MKYTTILGAAAAAMISTGALAQDKIDEFRIGILGGENASDRLRSNACLEEKTEKLLGVPVKLFAPADYNGVIEGLLGGNLDMAWLGASAYAKVYLTNPDAVEPVLTKINTDGSFGYHSIGFARIDSGIENLDDMKGKKFGFGDPNSTSGYLIPSVEIPKAGYSMKPGDHFGDVIFTGGHEQTIVAVQNGDIDGGVSWADGLGNWEDGFNSGAFRKAVDAGLVDMTQLKEIWRSKVIPEGPIVLRKDLPEDVKLKVTGFLASLPSMDPECAYGFMAGEIKAIAPISHADYESIVAARQAKSN; encoded by the coding sequence ATGAAGTACACAACCATCCTGGGAGCCGCCGCGGCGGCGATGATCTCGACCGGCGCGCTCGCGCAGGACAAGATCGACGAGTTCCGCATCGGCATCCTCGGCGGCGAAAACGCCTCCGACCGCCTGCGCTCCAACGCCTGCCTGGAGGAGAAGACCGAGAAGCTGCTGGGCGTGCCCGTCAAGCTGTTCGCGCCGGCCGACTACAACGGCGTCATCGAAGGCCTGCTAGGCGGCAATCTCGACATGGCCTGGCTGGGCGCGTCCGCTTACGCCAAGGTCTACCTGACCAACCCCGACGCGGTGGAGCCGGTGCTGACCAAGATCAATACCGACGGCTCCTTCGGCTACCACTCGATCGGTTTCGCCCGCATCGACAGCGGCATCGAGAACCTGGACGACATGAAGGGCAAGAAGTTCGGCTTCGGCGACCCGAATTCGACCTCCGGCTACCTGATCCCGTCGGTCGAAATCCCGAAGGCCGGCTACTCCATGAAGCCGGGCGATCACTTCGGCGACGTCATATTCACCGGCGGTCACGAACAGACCATCGTCGCGGTGCAGAACGGCGATATCGATGGCGGCGTGAGCTGGGCCGACGGCCTCGGCAACTGGGAAGACGGCTTCAACTCGGGCGCCTTCCGCAAGGCGGTCGACGCCGGCCTGGTGGACATGACGCAGCTCAAGGAGATCTGGCGCTCCAAGGTCATCCCCGAGGGCCCGATCGTGCTGCGCAAGGACCTGCCCGAAGACGTCAAGCTGAAGGTCACCGGCTTTCTGGCAAGCCTGCCGTCCATGGATCCGGAATGCGCCTACGGTTTCATGGCCGGCGAGATCAAGGCCATCGCGCCGATCTCCCACGCCGACTACGAGAGCATCGTGGCCGCGCGCCAGGCGAAGTCCAACTGA
- a CDS encoding SLC13 family permease, with the protein MNRLSRFVVIAAVLAAATLLWLPPATSLSPAALAVAATGIVMAALWMTEALPLAATALLPLVIFPLLGVMPLDALGRSYAHPLIFLFLGGFMLAAAIERWGLHRRLALAVMRLAGKRPSGVLAAVMAATAFLSLWISNTASAMVMAPIAAAIAAREGANSPFATALMLGVAYAATIGGMGSLIGTPPNALFAAYMAESHGIEIGFADWLAVGLPVVAIMLPAAWLLLGRALYRLPDSFDAPPETALPPWTTGERLVAIVAGLTALAWITRPLTASLLPAIEISDGGIAMAAAVALFVLPAGRGSRRRLLDWPTAAGIRWDVLLLVGGGLALASGIEQSGLASWIGAQSSALKYWPEFLVLLAIAATIVYLGELASNTAMAAIFLPVAGAMAIGTGADPLTFALPVALAASIGFMLPVATPPNAIVFGNPAVGRVDMLRAGAILNPIGLVVALAAGMIIGPLVF; encoded by the coding sequence GTGAACCGGTTGAGCCGATTTGTGGTCATCGCCGCCGTCCTGGCCGCTGCGACGCTGCTGTGGCTCCCGCCCGCGACGAGCCTGTCGCCGGCGGCGCTCGCGGTTGCGGCGACGGGCATCGTGATGGCTGCGCTGTGGATGACGGAAGCGCTGCCGCTGGCGGCCACCGCGTTGCTGCCGCTGGTCATCTTCCCGCTGCTGGGCGTCATGCCGCTCGACGCGCTCGGCCGATCCTACGCGCACCCGCTGATCTTCCTGTTTCTAGGCGGCTTCATGCTGGCGGCGGCGATCGAACGCTGGGGCCTGCACCGGCGGCTGGCGCTGGCGGTGATGCGGCTGGCCGGAAAGCGGCCTTCGGGGGTCCTCGCGGCCGTCATGGCGGCGACCGCCTTCCTCAGCCTGTGGATCTCCAATACCGCCTCGGCGATGGTGATGGCGCCGATCGCGGCCGCGATCGCAGCCCGCGAGGGCGCGAACTCGCCCTTCGCCACGGCGCTGATGCTCGGTGTCGCCTACGCCGCCACCATCGGCGGCATGGGATCGCTGATCGGCACGCCGCCCAACGCCCTTTTCGCCGCCTACATGGCCGAGAGCCACGGCATCGAGATCGGCTTCGCCGACTGGCTCGCCGTCGGCCTGCCGGTGGTGGCGATCATGCTGCCCGCCGCCTGGCTGCTGCTCGGACGCGCGCTCTACCGGCTGCCCGACTCCTTCGACGCACCGCCGGAAACGGCCCTGCCGCCCTGGACCACGGGCGAGCGGCTGGTCGCCATCGTCGCGGGGCTTACGGCGCTGGCCTGGATCACGCGTCCGCTGACCGCGTCGCTCCTTCCGGCGATCGAAATCAGCGACGGCGGCATCGCCATGGCCGCGGCCGTGGCCCTGTTCGTGCTGCCGGCCGGGCGCGGCTCCCGCCGGCGTCTGCTGGACTGGCCGACGGCGGCGGGCATCCGCTGGGACGTGCTGCTCCTCGTCGGCGGCGGGCTGGCGCTGGCGTCAGGCATCGAGCAGTCGGGGCTCGCCTCATGGATCGGCGCCCAGTCGTCGGCTCTGAAGTACTGGCCTGAGTTCCTGGTGCTGCTGGCGATCGCGGCAACCATCGTCTATCTGGGCGAACTGGCCAGCAACACGGCAATGGCTGCGATCTTCCTGCCCGTCGCCGGCGCCATGGCCATCGGTACGGGGGCCGACCCCCTTACCTTCGCCCTGCCCGTCGCGCTCGCGGCCTCCATCGGCTTCATGCTGCCGGTGGCGACACCGCCCAACGCCATCGTCTTCGGCAACCCCGCAGTGGGCCGCGTCGACATGCTCCGCGCCGGCGCCATACTGAACCCCATCGGCCTCGTCGTGGCTCTCGCCGCCGGTATGATCATCGGACCACTGGTGTTCTGA
- the phnC gene encoding phosphonate ABC transporter ATP-binding protein, translating to MLEVSQIRKEFGGRVVAVDNVSFGADRPQMIGVIGRSGAGKSTLLRMINRLTPATAGEVLVEGRDVLRLKGAEKRAWQRDCAMIFQQFNLVPRLNVVTNVMLGRLNGHGALRSLFSIFGDDDIERALSALDRLGIAGQALQRAETLSGGQQQRVAIARALTQNPRMVLADEPIASLDPLSAEVVMKSLREIHERDGLMVICNLHTLDTARAYCDRVLGMRQGKLVFDGLSSELNPAVVRDIYGADHEINEATTSTSIGPVPRPAEHIGPAAVPA from the coding sequence ACAGGCCCCAGATGATCGGCGTGATCGGGCGCTCCGGCGCCGGCAAGTCGACCCTGCTCAGGATGATCAACCGCCTGACGCCGGCGACCGCCGGCGAAGTCCTGGTGGAGGGCCGCGACGTCCTGCGTCTCAAGGGCGCCGAGAAGCGGGCCTGGCAGCGCGACTGCGCCATGATCTTCCAGCAGTTCAACCTGGTGCCGCGGCTCAATGTCGTCACGAACGTGATGCTGGGCCGCCTGAACGGCCACGGCGCGCTCCGCAGCCTGTTCTCTATCTTCGGTGACGACGACATCGAACGCGCCCTGTCGGCGCTGGACCGCCTGGGCATTGCGGGCCAGGCGCTGCAGCGCGCGGAGACGCTGTCCGGCGGCCAGCAGCAGCGCGTCGCCATCGCCCGGGCCCTGACCCAGAATCCGAGGATGGTCCTGGCCGACGAGCCCATCGCCTCGCTGGACCCGCTGAGCGCCGAGGTGGTGATGAAGTCGCTGCGCGAGATCCACGAGCGCGACGGGCTGATGGTCATCTGCAACCTGCACACCCTGGACACGGCGCGCGCCTATTGCGACCGGGTCCTCGGCATGCGGCAGGGCAAGCTGGTGTTCGACGGCCTGTCGAGCGAACTCAACCCGGCCGTTGTCCGCGACATCTATGGCGCAGACCACGAGATCAACGAGGCGACCACGTCCACGTCGATCGGCCCGGTGCCGCGTCCCGCAGAGCATATCGGCCCGGCGGCCGTACCCGCCTGA